In Prunus dulcis chromosome 2, ALMONDv2, whole genome shotgun sequence, a single genomic region encodes these proteins:
- the LOC117619766 gene encoding 23 kDa jasmonate-induced protein-like encodes MAYNVFGNPIQNSTLKGMPEYKLKAIQRNDRAKVALQMKNVGDKDLKALTFVENLKKQHGDGISTLCLIYNATGDTLTYSISKDWCGHIGHFPYPTLIANGQWGAFLHVQKLGTPEGSVATVVYNGKNKDGEDRGRLLAWSNNRVAYKNKVFTESRTAEHYLDNVGWIPLIYDYVDKSGTYKSEKWGGCFSTISTGYGTSPIVEAIFMLDDA; translated from the exons atggcgTATAATGTGTTCGGCAACCCCATCCAAAACTCAACGTTGAAGGGGATGCCGGAGTACAAGTTAAAGGCAATACAAAGAAATGACAGAGCAAAAGTGGCTCTGCAAATGAAAAACGTCGGGGACAAGGACCTCAAGGCCCTTACGTTTGTGGAGAATTTGAAGAAGCAGCATGGTGATGGAATTTCTACACTTTGCCTTATTTACAATGCGACTGGGGACACCTTAACCTATTCTATAAGTAAGGACTGGTGTGGGCACATTGGACACTTCCCCTACCCTACACTCATTGCAAATGGGCAGTGGGGTGCCTTTCTACATGTCCAAAAACTTGGAACGCCTGAAGGATCTGTCGCCACTGTTGTGTACAACGGCAAGAACAAGGACGGAGAAGACCGCGGCCGGCTGCTGGCATGGAGCAACAATAGGGTTGCCTATAAAAACAAG GTGTTTACTGAGAGCCGAACTGCTGAGCACTATTTGGATAATGTGGGTTGGATCCCCCTAATCTATGATTATGTGGATAAATCTGGCACCTACAAAAGTGAGAAATGGGGTGGATGCTTCTCAACTATCTCAACTGGCTATGGCACTTCCCCAATAGTTGAAGCAATATTCATGTTGGACGATGCTTGA